Proteins encoded by one window of Candidatus Stoquefichus sp. SB1:
- a CDS encoding IS1096 element passenger TnpR family protein, translating into MILERVVNCIDEVYKDILKSPSVNIQKWIHQFREEMDDQEVEGMIKKSIIASLTLCMSQGIIDDDFFESALIQNFDFIIQKLPNMKKSMLLKIELVGLEKQIYRVMKVPYGIILADLAYLILASMNADGSHLFTLKIDGVRYGCDACDEDFIEEYAADVTIPELELEKGDQFELWYDFGDDYFFHIDIIDIEEHDQLQSFEDLEIIDGNGYGIWEDAHRLLDLYYMNRKEFLKTIDEYGLSDEDFIFEEFDIDTYNEMLIDDFEYLKMAYEMPEEMEI; encoded by the coding sequence ATGATATTAGAACGTGTTGTAAATTGTATTGATGAGGTCTATAAGGATATTTTAAAGAGTCCGTCAGTGAATATTCAAAAATGGATTCATCAGTTTCGTGAGGAAATGGATGATCAGGAAGTTGAGGGAATGATTAAAAAATCAATTATAGCATCACTGACTTTATGTATGTCTCAAGGGATTATTGATGATGATTTTTTTGAAAGTGCATTAATTCAAAATTTTGACTTTATTATTCAAAAATTACCAAATATGAAAAAAAGTATGTTATTAAAAATAGAATTAGTGGGATTAGAAAAACAAATTTATCGTGTTATGAAAGTGCCTTATGGCATTATATTGGCTGATTTAGCTTATCTTATTTTGGCTTCTATGAATGCTGATGGGAGTCATTTGTTTACTTTGAAAATCGATGGTGTGCGTTATGGGTGTGATGCATGTGATGAGGACTTTATTGAGGAATATGCAGCAGATGTAACAATTCCTGAATTAGAGCTTGAAAAAGGTGATCAATTTGAATTATGGTATGATTTTGGTGATGATTATTTCTTTCATATTGATATTATTGATATTGAAGAACATGATCAGTTACAATCTTTTGAAGATTTGGAAATTATTGATGGAAACGGTTATGGTATTTGGGAAGATGCACATCGTTTGTTAGATTTGTATTATATGAATCGTAAGGAATTTTTAAAGACAATTGATGAGTATGGTTTATCAGATGAAGATTTTATATTTGAAGAGTTTGATATTGATACATATAATGAAATGTTAATTGATGATTTTGAATATTTAAAGATGGCTTATGAAATGCCAGAAGAAATGGAAATATAA
- a CDS encoding alpha/beta hydrolase: MIYKFEVLITPFQLSRTIHLYLPDNYEESDERYPVIYMYDGHNLFRDQDATYGKSWGMETFLNNYDKPFIVVGMECNHEGQKRLDEYCPYEVENAYFGKIQGQGKPFMQWVVDELKPYIDTHYRTIPFRECTMIGGSSMGGLMALYTVIKHNDIFSKAACLSSAIGFCFHELQDELNQANLQSDTKIYMDWGSEESRHKRGLAYATSQNLEMSHQLVLRGAQTYPHLIINGKHNEATWEKQIPIFMDYLWK; the protein is encoded by the coding sequence ATGATTTATAAATTTGAAGTTTTGATAACACCTTTTCAATTATCTCGAACAATTCATTTGTATTTGCCAGATAATTATGAAGAAAGTGATGAAAGATATCCAGTGATTTATATGTATGATGGTCATAATTTGTTTCGTGACCAAGATGCAACATATGGAAAATCATGGGGAATGGAGACGTTTTTAAATAACTATGATAAACCTTTTATTGTTGTAGGCATGGAGTGTAATCATGAAGGACAAAAACGTTTAGATGAATATTGTCCCTATGAAGTTGAAAATGCCTACTTTGGTAAGATTCAAGGACAAGGTAAGCCGTTTATGCAATGGGTTGTTGATGAATTAAAACCATATATAGATACTCATTATCGAACAATTCCATTTCGTGAATGTACAATGATAGGAGGCAGTTCAATGGGTGGTCTGATGGCTTTATATACAGTTATCAAGCATAATGATATTTTTTCTAAGGCGGCCTGTTTATCATCAGCAATTGGATTTTGTTTTCATGAATTGCAGGATGAATTAAATCAAGCCAATCTGCAATCTGATACCAAGATTTACATGGATTGGGGAAGTGAAGAATCACGTCATAAACGTGGACTTGCCTATGCCACTTCACAGAATCTTGAAATGTCTCACCAACTTGTATTAAGAGGTGCTCAAACATATCCTCATCTTATCATTAATGGAAAACACAATGAAGCAACTTGGGAGAAACAGATTCCTATTTTCATGGATTATTTATGGAAATAA
- a CDS encoding Mbeg1-like protein, protein MKNTIYDYVDLRGDLSPIDFPYNEVDALIFSEFAYVNLDGLIDLDFEKSYTLKEVYELYVHRNKSLDEMQLSSILIESHYLFEKMAHSLRYQNIRILSYINDIDKELIKQFSAMTLQLEDQRLVIAYRGTDDTLVGWHEDFLMLCENVVPAQISSAEYLHYISQYQNNTSLIESLKNRHLDSSLFQRIKKHFQYKKNCPLWLVGHSKGGNLAMYAACFTHNDTKKRIIKVDNFDGPGFQDEIMVSSQYKDMLPRIHSYIPHYSFFGIVLGHEEQYTVVHSHYTGMLQHNGFSWEVAPQHFVDDELSFESVQFAIKVILFLEKLTNEEKHQFVEAMFGLFDSLDLYTFTDLSHISYKHILNAIKELTLLDSKTRKMLIEVLHMLWLEAKKTKTE, encoded by the coding sequence ATGAAAAACACAATTTACGATTATGTAGATTTACGTGGTGATCTTTCTCCAATTGATTTTCCATACAATGAAGTAGATGCACTGATTTTTAGTGAATTCGCTTATGTCAATTTAGATGGTTTAATTGATTTGGATTTTGAAAAGTCATATACTTTAAAAGAAGTCTATGAACTTTATGTTCATAGAAATAAATCATTAGATGAAATGCAACTCTCTTCCATTCTTATTGAAAGTCATTATCTTTTTGAAAAGATGGCACATTCTCTTCGTTATCAAAACATTCGTATTCTTAGTTATATTAATGATATTGATAAAGAACTGATTAAACAATTTTCAGCAATGACTTTGCAGCTTGAGGATCAAAGATTAGTGATTGCCTATCGTGGTACAGATGATACTCTCGTTGGATGGCATGAAGATTTTTTAATGCTATGTGAAAATGTTGTTCCAGCACAAATATCTTCTGCTGAATATCTGCACTATATTTCACAGTATCAAAATAACACTTCATTGATTGAATCATTAAAAAATAGACATCTTGATTCATCTTTATTTCAAAGAATAAAAAAACATTTTCAATACAAAAAGAATTGTCCATTATGGTTAGTAGGTCATTCTAAAGGTGGAAATCTTGCTATGTATGCTGCCTGTTTTACGCACAATGATACAAAAAAGCGAATCATTAAAGTTGATAATTTTGATGGGCCAGGATTTCAGGATGAAATTATGGTCTCATCACAATATAAAGACATGTTACCACGTATTCATAGCTATATACCTCACTATTCTTTTTTTGGCATTGTCCTCGGTCACGAAGAACAATATACTGTTGTTCATAGTCATTATACTGGCATGTTACAGCACAACGGCTTTTCATGGGAAGTGGCACCACAGCATTTTGTTGATGATGAATTATCTTTTGAAAGTGTACAATTTGCAATCAAAGTCATTCTTTTCTTAGAAAAATTAACCAATGAAGAAAAACATCAATTTGTAGAAGCCATGTTTGGACTCTTTGATTCATTAGATCTTTATACCTTTACTGATTTATCACACATTTCTTATAAACATATATTAAATGCTATCAAAGAATTAACGTTACTTGATTCCAAAACACGTAAAATGCTGATTGAAGTTCTACATATGTTATGGCTTGAAGCTAAAAAAACAAAAACTGAATAA
- a CDS encoding LCP family protein: protein MKAFDNKYLKRIVFSIQLVSLLVLLSVAYTVQLIPVKYLIIVSIVLILLLVGEYFFIFYKKPRSKRSLITQIMSVLLSCVMVVGAFYIYKTRQIVDLMTESKFQTRAISVIVLKDSAIKNVEQLPKHQTGYISSIDAQTMTYTIDQLKKDIGDIQLSDYKDFTKLVGALYDQKVDAIILDEAFRSLVEQTHDAFNDETRVIYQVKKDEKAVSAKNVDVTEKPFLVFISGNDEYGDLSAVSRSDVNMLVGVNPKNHQILLISIPRDTYYPLHMNGQYDKFTHAGIYGLQESVNTLQDIVKEDINYYARMNFTSFIKIVDALGGITVNSPVAFTTKIGKYEIKEGENKLNAKQALSFVRERKSFVDGDFARGRNQQRMISAIVKKVCSPAILTSFSAVLDTVSQSVETNFSSHEINALVQMQLSDMPSWDIQSYQISGVPNTLPCYSMGGISASVVQPSPASIKQATEYIDALMANQKIQTDAGDLNQ from the coding sequence ATGAAAGCGTTTGATAATAAATATTTAAAAAGAATTGTTTTTAGTATTCAATTGGTTTCTTTATTGGTATTATTGAGTGTGGCTTATACGGTCCAACTTATACCAGTAAAATATTTAATTATTGTAAGTATTGTATTGATTTTATTGTTGGTTGGAGAATATTTTTTTATATTTTATAAAAAGCCACGAAGTAAAAGATCATTAATAACGCAAATAATGAGTGTTTTGTTAAGTTGTGTCATGGTTGTAGGGGCTTTTTATATTTATAAAACAAGACAAATTGTTGATTTAATGACAGAAAGTAAATTTCAAACAAGAGCAATTTCTGTGATTGTTTTAAAAGATTCTGCTATTAAAAATGTTGAGCAATTGCCTAAACATCAAACAGGTTATATTTCTTCAATAGATGCACAAACAATGACTTATACAATTGATCAATTGAAAAAAGATATTGGAGATATTCAGTTAAGTGATTATAAAGATTTTACTAAATTGGTAGGCGCTCTTTATGATCAAAAAGTTGATGCGATTATTTTAGATGAAGCGTTTAGAAGTTTGGTAGAACAAACACATGATGCTTTTAATGATGAAACACGTGTCATCTATCAGGTGAAAAAGGATGAAAAGGCTGTCAGTGCAAAAAATGTAGATGTTACTGAGAAACCATTTTTGGTATTTATTAGTGGTAATGATGAATATGGTGATTTATCTGCTGTTTCACGTAGTGATGTGAATATGCTAGTTGGTGTGAATCCAAAAAATCATCAAATTCTTTTAATTAGTATTCCTCGTGATACATATTATCCTTTGCATATGAATGGTCAATATGATAAATTTACCCATGCCGGTATTTATGGATTGCAAGAAAGTGTCAATACTTTACAAGATATCGTCAAAGAAGATATTAACTATTATGCCCGTATGAATTTTACTTCTTTTATTAAAATTGTTGATGCATTAGGAGGAATTACTGTTAATTCACCAGTTGCTTTTACAACTAAAATTGGTAAATATGAAATTAAAGAAGGAGAAAATAAGCTGAATGCAAAACAGGCGTTATCATTTGTAAGAGAAAGAAAATCTTTTGTAGATGGTGATTTTGCACGTGGACGTAATCAGCAGCGTATGATTTCAGCCATTGTTAAAAAGGTTTGTTCACCAGCTATCTTAACATCTTTTTCAGCTGTTTTAGATACTGTAAGTCAAAGTGTTGAAACAAATTTTTCTAGTCATGAAATCAACGCATTGGTTCAAATGCAGTTATCAGATATGCCTTCTTGGGATATTCAGTCATATCAAATATCTGGGGTTCCTAATACATTGCCTTGTTATTCAATGGGAGGTATTAGTGCTTCAGTTGTTCAGCCATCCCCAGCATCTATCAAACAAGCTACAGAATATATAGATGCTTTAATGGCAAATCAAAAAATCCAGACGGATGCTGGAGATTTAAATCAGTAA